The following are from one region of the Bradyrhizobium septentrionale genome:
- a CDS encoding glycine--tRNA ligase subunit alpha, which produces MDALPDHMRPERSFQGFILALQRFWAEQGCVILQPYDMEMGAGTFHPATTLRALGPKPWNAAYVQPSRRPKDGRYGENPNRMQHYYQFQVIMKPSPPNLQDLYLKSLAAIGIDAAIHDIRFVEDDWESPTLGAWGLGWECWCDGMEVSQFTYFQQVAGVECVPVAGELTYGLERLAMYVQGVDRVYDLNFNGREGAEKVTYGDVFLQAEQEYSRHNFEYSDTAMLFEQFRMAEDACRKYLAAGWQENSKSLGGNQKEHLMALPAYDQCIKASHVFNLLDARGVISVTERQSYIARVRDLAKACGEAWIHTETGRAV; this is translated from the coding sequence ATGGACGCCCTGCCTGACCACATGCGCCCGGAACGTTCGTTCCAGGGCTTCATCCTGGCTCTCCAGCGATTCTGGGCCGAGCAGGGTTGCGTCATCCTGCAGCCCTACGACATGGAAATGGGCGCCGGCACCTTCCATCCTGCGACCACGCTGCGCGCGCTGGGGCCAAAGCCCTGGAACGCGGCCTATGTGCAGCCCTCGCGGCGGCCCAAGGACGGCCGCTACGGCGAAAATCCCAACCGGATGCAGCACTACTACCAGTTCCAGGTGATCATGAAGCCGTCGCCGCCGAACCTTCAGGACCTGTACCTGAAGTCGCTCGCCGCGATCGGCATCGATGCCGCCATCCACGACATCCGCTTCGTTGAGGACGATTGGGAGAGCCCGACCCTGGGCGCCTGGGGTCTGGGGTGGGAATGCTGGTGCGACGGCATGGAAGTCTCGCAGTTCACCTACTTCCAGCAGGTCGCCGGCGTCGAATGCGTGCCGGTCGCGGGCGAGCTCACCTACGGGCTCGAGCGGCTCGCGATGTATGTGCAGGGCGTCGACCGCGTCTACGACCTCAACTTCAACGGCCGCGAGGGCGCCGAGAAGGTCACCTATGGCGACGTCTTCCTGCAGGCCGAGCAGGAATATTCGCGGCACAATTTCGAGTATTCCGACACCGCGATGCTGTTCGAGCAGTTCAGGATGGCCGAGGACGCCTGCCGCAAATATCTCGCCGCCGGCTGGCAAGAAAATTCTAAGAGCTTGGGCGGCAACCAGAAGGAACATCTGATGGCCTTGCCGGCCTACGACCAGTGCATCAAGGCGAGCCACGTGTTCAATTTGCTCGATGCCCGCGGCGTCATCTCGGTGACGGAGCGGCAGAGCTACATCGCCCGCGTGCGCGACCTGGCGAAGGCCTGCGGCGAGGCATGGATCCACACTGAAACGGGCAGGGCGGTCTGA
- a CDS encoding S49 family peptidase, which translates to MSEQISDRARRSGLLERAQKMLPARFRRGTAVVPVVRLSGVIGAVTPLRPGMTLSGVAKMLERAFGTRNAKAVALVINSPGGSPVQSRQIHLRIRQLAAEKKLPVLVFVEDVAASGGYMIACAGDEIYCDPSSILGSIGVVGGSFGLEGLIKKIGVERRLYTAGSHKAMLDPFLPENPDDVARLKAIQREIHAIFIALVKQSRGSRLKGADDALFTGEYWAGDTAIGLGLADAIGDLRSTLRARYGEKVLTPVIAPASGMLSGLLGRRAAGAGSLAALDGIAALPDDLISALETRAIWARFGL; encoded by the coding sequence ATGAGTGAACAAATAAGTGATCGCGCCAGACGTTCGGGACTGCTCGAGCGTGCGCAGAAAATGCTTCCGGCGCGGTTCAGGCGCGGCACGGCGGTGGTGCCGGTGGTGCGGCTGTCGGGCGTGATCGGCGCGGTGACGCCGCTGCGGCCCGGCATGACGCTCTCCGGCGTCGCCAAGATGCTGGAGCGTGCCTTTGGCACTCGGAATGCCAAGGCGGTTGCGCTGGTGATCAATTCGCCGGGCGGCTCGCCGGTGCAGTCGCGGCAGATCCATTTGCGCATCCGGCAACTGGCGGCCGAGAAGAAGCTGCCGGTGCTGGTGTTCGTCGAGGACGTCGCGGCCTCCGGCGGCTACATGATCGCCTGCGCCGGCGACGAGATCTATTGCGACCCGTCCTCGATCCTGGGCTCGATCGGCGTGGTCGGCGGCAGCTTTGGCCTCGAGGGGCTGATCAAGAAGATCGGGGTCGAGCGCCGGCTTTATACGGCGGGCAGCCACAAGGCGATGCTCGACCCGTTCCTTCCCGAGAACCCTGATGACGTCGCCCGGCTGAAGGCGATCCAGCGCGAGATCCATGCGATCTTCATCGCGCTGGTGAAGCAGAGCCGCGGCAGCCGCCTCAAGGGTGCCGACGACGCGCTGTTCACCGGCGAGTATTGGGCGGGCGACACCGCGATCGGTCTCGGGCTTGCCGACGCCATCGGCGACCTCCGCTCCACCTTGCGCGCCCGCTATGGCGAGAAGGTGCTGACCCCGGTGATCGCGCCCGCGAGCGGCATGCTGTCCGGCCTGCTCGGCCGCAGGGCGGCGGGGGCGGGCTCGCTGGCGGCGCTGGACGGCATCGCCGCGCTGCCGGACGATCTGATCTCGGCATTGGAAACACGGGCGATTTGGGCCAGATTCGGGCTGTGA
- a CDS encoding tRNA1(Val) (adenine(37)-N6)-methyltransferase, producing MIRAFSSEVDPGSREQNASKKESPAADITEDGFLGGQLRLRQPRGGHRAGHDAILLAAATPARSGDRVVDLGSGVGAAGLAVARRVRGIDLVLVEIDPALAELARNNAGTNAIMADVIVLDVEARAAAFDDAGLTPDSADVVLMNPPFNDPSRHQASPDGVRERAHVATATTLAGWVHVARRILKSNGQLALIWRADGIAEVLAALDRGFGSLEILPVHAEATSPAIRILVRAVKGGRAPARLHAALLLKEESGVPNKWVQEILAGKGELPLARR from the coding sequence ATGATTAGAGCGTTTTCAAGCGAAGTGGACCCCGGTTCGCGTGAACAAAACGCGTCAAAAAAGGAGTCTCCGGCCGCTGACATCACCGAGGACGGATTTCTCGGCGGGCAATTGCGCCTGCGGCAGCCGCGCGGCGGCCATCGCGCCGGCCATGACGCGATCCTGCTGGCCGCGGCGACGCCGGCGCGATCCGGCGACCGCGTCGTCGATCTCGGTTCCGGCGTCGGCGCCGCCGGGCTCGCCGTGGCGCGGCGGGTGAGGGGGATCGATCTGGTTCTGGTCGAAATCGATCCGGCGCTGGCCGAGCTCGCACGGAATAATGCAGGTACCAATGCGATCATGGCCGACGTGATCGTGCTCGATGTCGAGGCCCGTGCTGCAGCCTTCGATGACGCCGGCCTGACGCCCGACAGCGCCGACGTCGTGTTGATGAACCCGCCGTTCAACGATCCATCCAGGCACCAGGCCTCGCCGGACGGCGTGCGGGAGCGCGCCCATGTCGCGACCGCGACCACGCTCGCCGGCTGGGTCCACGTCGCGCGACGGATTCTCAAGTCGAACGGGCAGCTTGCGCTGATCTGGCGGGCCGACGGCATCGCCGAAGTGCTGGCCGCGCTGGACCGCGGCTTCGGCAGCCTCGAGATACTGCCGGTTCACGCCGAGGCGACGTCGCCGGCGATCCGAATTCTGGTGCGGGCCGTCAAGGGCGGCCGGGCGCCGGCGCGGCTCCATGCCGCACTGCTGCTCAAGGAAGAGTCAGGTGTGCCCAATAAATGGGTGCAGGAGATTTTGGCGGGAAAGGGGGAATTGCCGCTGGCGCGGCGCTAG
- a CDS encoding DUF2007 domain-containing protein has product MRELVRTNDIVLVSAIGALLDSANIHHLVLDQNMSIIEGSLGVLPRRILVHEDDNHEARQLLTDAGLGHELRADD; this is encoded by the coding sequence TTGCGGGAATTGGTACGGACCAATGACATTGTGCTGGTCTCCGCCATCGGCGCGTTGCTCGACAGCGCTAACATCCATCATCTGGTGCTGGACCAGAACATGAGCATCATCGAGGGCTCGCTCGGCGTGCTGCCGCGGCGGATCCTGGTGCATGAGGACGACAACCACGAGGCCCGCCAGCTGCTGACCGACGCCGGCCTCGGCCACGAATTGCGGGCCGATGATTAG
- a CDS encoding polyprenyl synthetase family protein: protein MAVIVPFESPSNASIDGLVGLLAADMERVNATILSRTGSEVTMIPEVANHLISSGGKRLRPMLTLAMAQLADYSGDGHIKLAAAVEFMHTATLLHDDVVDESELRRGKLSARMLWGNEASVLVGDFLLGQAFRMMVEVGSLRALDILSAAAATIAEGEVMQLAAAKNTATTEDEYLAVIRGKTAELFAAACEVGPVIANRPKAEQTACRSVGMNLGIAFQLVDDVLDYGGKSAKLGKNVGDDFREGKITLPVVLAFRRGNDTERKFWIRALERGEIGAADLDHAIGLMTKHRALEDTISRAQHYGAMSVDALALFPPSPMKTALEEVVAFCLARSH, encoded by the coding sequence GTGGCGGTTATTGTACCCTTCGAAAGCCCGTCCAATGCTTCGATCGACGGGCTGGTGGGACTTCTCGCCGCTGACATGGAGCGCGTCAACGCGACGATCCTCTCTAGGACCGGCTCCGAGGTCACCATGATCCCCGAGGTCGCCAATCATTTGATCTCCTCCGGGGGCAAGCGGCTGCGTCCGATGCTGACCTTGGCGATGGCCCAGCTCGCCGACTATTCCGGCGACGGCCATATCAAACTCGCCGCCGCGGTCGAGTTCATGCACACCGCGACCCTGCTGCATGACGACGTGGTCGACGAGAGCGAGCTGCGCCGCGGCAAATTGTCGGCGCGGATGCTGTGGGGCAACGAGGCCAGCGTGCTGGTCGGCGACTTCCTGCTCGGCCAGGCGTTCCGCATGATGGTCGAGGTCGGCTCGCTGCGCGCGCTCGACATCCTGTCCGCGGCCGCCGCCACCATCGCCGAGGGCGAGGTGATGCAGCTTGCCGCCGCCAAGAATACCGCGACCACCGAGGACGAGTATCTCGCCGTGATCCGCGGCAAGACCGCGGAGCTGTTCGCCGCCGCCTGCGAGGTCGGCCCCGTGATCGCCAACCGGCCCAAGGCCGAACAGACCGCCTGCCGCTCGGTCGGCATGAATCTCGGCATCGCCTTCCAGCTCGTCGACGACGTGCTCGACTATGGCGGCAAATCCGCAAAACTCGGCAAGAATGTCGGCGACGATTTCCGCGAGGGCAAGATCACGCTTCCCGTCGTGCTCGCCTTCCGCCGCGGCAACGACACCGAGCGCAAGTTCTGGATCCGCGCACTCGAGCGCGGCGAGATCGGCGCTGCCGATCTCGACCACGCGATCGGGCTGATGACCAAGCACCGCGCGCTCGAAGACACGATCAGCCGCGCCCAGCACTACGGCGCGATGTCGGTCGACGCGCTGGCGCTGTTCCCGCCCTCGCCGATGAAGACGGCGCTGGAAGAGGTCGTCGCGTTCTGCCTGGCGCGGTCGCATTAG
- a CDS encoding AraC family transcriptional regulator — protein MNPAQKALWYIEGHLRRPMTLDDIAAIAGVSRFHLVRAFAEATGFSVMRYLRARRLSEAARELAAGAPDILSLALDADYGSHEAFTRAFRDHFGVTPEAVRATTCLTKLKLQEPITMISTALDHIDPPRIATGKAFLVAGVGARYNHANASTAGIPNQWEGFHQQCAHIPRQVGNIAYGVCCNGDDAGNFDYIAGIEVADFSDLPREFAHVRIPAQKYLVFTHTDHISTIRRTVNTIWNRWLPQSGMKVADAPTFERYDEKFDKNSGNGGLEIWVPVEG, from the coding sequence ATGAATCCAGCCCAGAAGGCGCTCTGGTACATCGAGGGGCACCTGCGTCGGCCGATGACGCTCGATGACATCGCAGCCATCGCCGGGGTCTCGCGCTTTCATCTGGTGCGGGCATTCGCCGAGGCGACCGGGTTCTCGGTGATGCGCTATTTGCGGGCGCGCCGCCTCAGCGAGGCCGCGCGCGAGCTCGCTGCCGGCGCGCCCGACATCCTCAGCCTGGCGCTGGATGCGGACTACGGCTCCCACGAAGCATTCACCCGCGCGTTCCGCGACCATTTCGGCGTCACACCGGAGGCGGTGCGCGCCACGACGTGCCTGACCAAGCTCAAGCTGCAGGAGCCGATCACCATGATCTCGACAGCTCTCGATCACATCGATCCGCCGCGCATTGCGACCGGCAAGGCCTTTCTCGTGGCCGGCGTCGGCGCGCGCTACAACCACGCCAATGCCAGCACGGCCGGCATTCCGAACCAGTGGGAAGGCTTCCATCAGCAATGCGCGCATATTCCCCGCCAGGTCGGCAACATCGCCTATGGCGTCTGCTGCAATGGCGACGACGCCGGCAATTTCGACTACATCGCAGGTATCGAGGTCGCCGATTTCTCCGACCTGCCGCGCGAGTTCGCGCACGTCAGAATCCCGGCGCAGAAATATCTCGTGTTCACCCACACCGACCACATCTCGACCATCCGCCGCACCGTCAACACGATCTGGAATCGCTGGCTGCCGCAATCCGGCATGAAGGTCGCCGACGCGCCGACCTTCGAGCGCTACGACGAGAAGTTCGACAAGAACAGCGGCAACGGCGGGCTCGAGATCTGGGTGCCGGTGGAGGGGTAA
- a CDS encoding ABC transporter substrate-binding protein encodes MMHYRRLSYVNCVKSAALAGLLTIAVATAANAQKKYDPGATDTEIKVGNIMPYSGPASAYATIGKTEAAYFNKLNSEGGINGRKVNFISYDDAYSPPKMVEQARKLVESDEVLLIFNPLGTPGNTAIQKYMNAKKVPQLFVSTGAAKWNDPKNFPWTMGWQPSYQVEARIYAKYILQKYPGKTIGVLYQNDDFGKDYLIGLHDGLGDQAKKLIIVESSYETSSPTVDSQIVQIKGANPDIFVNIATPKFAAQAIKKAAELDWHPVQFLTNVSVSIGGVMKPAGYEASQDILSTQYLKDPADHEWKNDPPMNEWRAFMTKWYPEGDQNDASTVFGYGVAKGLEQVLRQCGDDLTRENLIKQAASLNFEIGVYLPGTKIKTGPDDYAPIEQLQMMRFKGESWERFGPVMSGEKSS; translated from the coding sequence ATGATGCACTACCGACGCCTGAGCTATGTCAACTGCGTCAAATCAGCGGCGCTTGCGGGGCTTTTGACGATCGCCGTTGCAACCGCCGCCAACGCACAGAAGAAATACGATCCGGGCGCGACCGACACCGAGATCAAGGTCGGCAACATCATGCCCTATTCGGGTCCGGCGTCCGCCTATGCCACGATCGGCAAGACCGAAGCCGCCTATTTCAACAAGCTCAACAGCGAGGGCGGCATCAACGGCCGCAAGGTCAACTTCATTTCCTATGATGACGCCTACAGCCCGCCGAAGATGGTCGAGCAGGCCCGAAAGCTGGTCGAGAGCGACGAGGTGCTTTTGATCTTCAATCCGCTGGGAACGCCGGGCAACACCGCGATCCAGAAATACATGAATGCCAAGAAGGTGCCGCAGCTGTTCGTCTCCACCGGCGCCGCCAAGTGGAACGACCCGAAGAATTTCCCGTGGACCATGGGCTGGCAGCCGAGCTACCAGGTCGAGGCCCGCATCTATGCCAAATACATTCTGCAAAAATATCCCGGCAAGACCATCGGCGTGCTCTATCAGAACGACGATTTCGGCAAGGACTATCTGATTGGCCTGCACGACGGGCTCGGCGATCAGGCCAAGAAGCTGATCATCGTCGAATCCTCCTACGAGACGTCTTCACCGACGGTCGATTCGCAGATCGTGCAAATCAAGGGCGCCAACCCCGACATCTTCGTCAACATCGCGACGCCGAAATTCGCGGCGCAGGCGATCAAGAAGGCCGCCGAGCTGGACTGGCATCCGGTCCAGTTCCTGACCAACGTCTCGGTCTCGATCGGCGGCGTGATGAAGCCGGCCGGCTACGAGGCGAGCCAGGACATCCTGTCGACCCAGTATCTGAAGGATCCCGCGGATCACGAGTGGAAGAACGATCCACCCATGAACGAGTGGCGCGCTTTCATGACCAAGTGGTATCCCGAAGGCGACCAGAACGACGCCTCGACCGTGTTCGGCTATGGCGTCGCCAAGGGGCTGGAGCAGGTGTTGCGGCAATGCGGCGACGACCTGACCCGCGAGAACCTGATCAAGCAGGCGGCCAGCCTCAACTTCGAGATCGGCGTCTACCTGCCCGGCACCAAGATCAAGACCGGGCCGGACGACTATGCACCGATCGAGCAGTTGCAGATGATGCGCTTCAAGGGCGAGAGCTGGGAGCGGTTCGGTCCCGTCATGAGCGGCGAGAAGAGCTCGTAA
- a CDS encoding mandelate racemase/muconate lactonizing enzyme family protein produces MKITDVRAHHVRIPYDAGPASFRQGASAISALDMVLVEVSTDAGLTGWGDAFAYVCPKTSCTAVTEMIAPQARGLDVPDAAQIPAVMEQIQRNLHLFGRYGITMFAISALDIALWDLAGKVKGTPLHQLIGGARRSSIPAYASLMRIGNPAQIAAECRKAIKLGYAAIKLHETTVPAVSAAREAIGPAVPLMVDMNCPLDGPAAIQFARDCKQAAPMFLEEPVWPPEDFATLAEVRREGRLDIAAGENACTVHQFRQMMTAGAISHAQPSVIKVGGVTEFLKVAVLADEFGVQVIPHSPYFGPGFLATLHLMAVRDEGLIEMFFMKRPACLWGDRIAVDANGHVAVPQGPGLGYEPDRDVMEQYRVA; encoded by the coding sequence ATGAAGATCACCGATGTCCGCGCCCACCATGTCCGGATTCCCTATGACGCAGGGCCCGCGAGCTTCCGTCAGGGCGCATCCGCGATCTCGGCGCTCGACATGGTGCTGGTCGAGGTGTCGACCGATGCCGGCCTGACCGGCTGGGGCGATGCCTTCGCATATGTCTGCCCGAAGACGAGTTGCACGGCGGTGACCGAGATGATCGCGCCGCAGGCCCGCGGCCTCGACGTGCCCGACGCCGCCCAAATTCCCGCCGTGATGGAGCAGATCCAGCGCAATCTGCATCTGTTCGGCCGCTACGGCATCACGATGTTTGCGATCTCGGCGCTCGACATCGCGCTGTGGGATCTGGCCGGCAAGGTGAAGGGCACGCCGCTGCATCAATTGATCGGCGGCGCGCGGCGCAGCTCCATTCCGGCCTATGCAAGCCTGATGCGGATCGGCAATCCCGCGCAGATCGCGGCCGAATGCAGGAAGGCGATCAAACTTGGCTATGCCGCGATCAAGCTGCACGAGACCACCGTGCCCGCGGTATCAGCCGCGCGCGAGGCGATCGGCCCCGCCGTGCCGCTGATGGTCGACATGAACTGCCCGCTGGATGGACCAGCGGCGATACAATTCGCCCGCGACTGCAAGCAGGCCGCGCCGATGTTCCTGGAAGAGCCGGTCTGGCCGCCGGAGGATTTTGCGACGCTCGCGGAGGTGCGTCGGGAAGGCCGGCTCGATATCGCAGCCGGCGAGAACGCCTGCACCGTGCATCAGTTCCGCCAGATGATGACCGCCGGCGCCATCAGCCACGCGCAGCCGTCGGTGATCAAGGTCGGCGGTGTCACCGAATTCCTGAAGGTGGCCGTGCTCGCCGACGAGTTCGGCGTCCAGGTGATTCCGCACTCGCCCTATTTCGGGCCGGGCTTCCTCGCCACGCTGCATCTGATGGCGGTCCGCGACGAAGGCCTGATCGAAATGTTCTTCATGAAGCGCCCCGCCTGCCTGTGGGGTGATCGCATCGCGGTCGACGCCAACGGCCATGTCGCCGTGCCGCAGGGCCCCGGGCTCGGCTACGAGCCGGATCGTGATGTGATGGAGCAGTATCGGGTGGCGTGA
- a CDS encoding DUF3450 domain-containing protein: MFARIAAALLALIALGVVGTAHAQDVPGIEICTVEKTMERRTSCLQSNVDFLQKTINKLTSDHQQKLDAANRQIESLKSSVASLQKLVADQQAAQAKLTEDLKKKADAPPVKDATPAAKDGTK, encoded by the coding sequence ATGTTCGCTCGTATCGCTGCTGCCTTGCTCGCGCTGATTGCGCTCGGCGTCGTCGGAACTGCGCATGCGCAAGACGTTCCCGGCATCGAGATATGCACCGTCGAGAAGACGATGGAGCGGCGCACTAGTTGTCTGCAGAGCAATGTCGATTTCCTGCAGAAGACCATCAACAAGCTGACATCAGATCATCAGCAGAAGCTCGACGCAGCCAACCGGCAGATCGAAAGCCTGAAGAGTTCGGTCGCGAGTTTGCAGAAGCTCGTCGCCGACCAGCAGGCGGCACAGGCCAAGCTGACCGAAGATTTGAAGAAGAAGGCTGACGCTCCGCCGGTGAAGGATGCGACGCCGGCCGCGAAGGATGGGACGAAATAG
- a CDS encoding cupin domain-containing protein: MNQHAVVSKFSHVKPGDTDFKGGGLRDFFLYRDLGIADATGGQVICHLVKANPDLPPEQGTGWHKHLCDFQIVIMTKGWARFMYEDKETLVEAGDVIHQRPGITHYLFDYSKDMEYLEIVSPADFKTVDVPPATETVPPVTPWK; this comes from the coding sequence ATGAATCAGCACGCCGTCGTCAGCAAATTCTCCCACGTCAAACCAGGTGACACCGATTTCAAGGGCGGAGGTCTGCGCGACTTCTTCCTGTATCGCGATCTCGGCATCGCCGACGCCACCGGCGGGCAGGTGATCTGCCATCTGGTCAAGGCCAATCCCGATCTGCCGCCGGAGCAGGGCACCGGCTGGCACAAGCATCTGTGCGATTTCCAGATCGTCATCATGACCAAGGGCTGGGCCCGCTTCATGTACGAGGACAAGGAGACGCTGGTCGAGGCCGGCGACGTCATCCATCAGCGCCCCGGCATCACCCACTACCTGTTCGATTACTCGAAGGACATGGAATACCTCGAGATCGTCAGCCCGGCCGATTTCAAGACCGTGGATGTGCCGCCGGCGACCGAGACGGTGCCGCCGGTCACGCCGTGGAAATGA
- a CDS encoding glutathione S-transferase yields the protein MAKATLTISSKNYSSWSLRGWLLAKFAGLEFEEVVTAPDDASARAELLLLSSSILVPCLRHEGATVWDTLAIGEYLNEIMPHAGLLPDDRIQRAHCRSISGEIHSGFTTLRASLPVNLKGHFPGFKIWSRAQADIDRVCVIWRDCLGISGGPFLFGERRTMADAMYAPVVTRFMTYDVKLDPVLAAYARTIMAMPEMQEWIEAAKAEPADVEELEVEY from the coding sequence ATGGCGAAGGCGACACTCACCATCAGCAGCAAGAATTATTCGTCGTGGTCGCTGCGCGGCTGGCTGCTGGCGAAATTCGCCGGGCTGGAGTTCGAGGAGGTGGTCACGGCGCCCGATGACGCCTCGGCACGGGCCGAATTGCTGCTGCTGTCGTCGTCGATCCTGGTGCCCTGCCTGCGCCACGAGGGCGCGACCGTCTGGGATACGCTGGCGATCGGCGAGTATCTCAACGAGATCATGCCGCATGCCGGGCTGTTGCCGGACGACCGGATCCAGCGCGCGCATTGCCGCTCGATCTCGGGCGAAATCCATTCCGGCTTCACCACGCTACGGGCCTCGCTGCCGGTCAACCTCAAGGGCCATTTTCCCGGCTTCAAGATCTGGTCGCGGGCGCAGGCCGATATCGATCGTGTCTGCGTGATCTGGCGCGATTGCCTCGGCATATCAGGTGGGCCGTTCCTGTTCGGCGAACGCCGCACCATGGCGGACGCGATGTATGCGCCGGTCGTGACCCGCTTCATGACCTATGACGTGAAGCTCGACCCCGTGCTCGCGGCGTATGCCAGGACCATCATGGCGATGCCCGAGATGCAGGAATGGATCGAGGCCGCGAAGGCCGAGCCTGCCGACGTCGAGGAGCTCGAGGTCGAATATTAG
- a CDS encoding polyhydroxyalkanoate depolymerase: MMSMMYQAYQNHMDFTAPWRTGAAAALKYLNLVPQGTTDRVYGRLAAALELISRSTLTYARPDYAIGSVTVGNREYQVTEEVAYATPFGSLLHFRKVDGPEQPRMLLVAPMSGHFATLLRGTVKTLLQDHDVYITDWHNPRDIPRKEGRFGLEDYTDHLIDFLGQIGPRAHMVAICQPSVSALAAAAIMSEDNHPARPASLTLMAGPIDTRIQPTKVNEFAKSKPIKWFEDNLINYVPMQCKGALRQVYPGFVQLTAFVSMNLERHIKQHVDLANHLAKGETAKAAVIKTFYDEYFAVMDLPAEFYIETVRDVFQEHLLPQGMLMHRGRPVNPAAIRRMGLMTVEGEKDDICSIGQTLAAQDLCTGVRTYRKVHHMQAGVGHYGVFSGKRWNNEIYPLLRDFVHVNS; the protein is encoded by the coding sequence ATGATGTCAATGATGTACCAAGCTTACCAGAACCACATGGACTTCACGGCGCCATGGCGGACCGGGGCCGCAGCGGCGCTGAAATACCTCAATCTGGTGCCGCAGGGCACCACCGACCGGGTGTACGGGCGGCTCGCGGCGGCGCTCGAGCTGATCTCGCGCTCTACCCTGACCTACGCCCGTCCCGACTACGCCATCGGCAGCGTGACCGTCGGCAACAGGGAATACCAGGTGACCGAGGAGGTCGCCTATGCGACGCCGTTCGGCTCACTGCTGCATTTCAGGAAGGTGGACGGACCGGAGCAGCCGCGGATGCTGCTGGTGGCGCCGATGTCGGGCCATTTTGCCACGCTGCTGCGCGGCACGGTGAAGACCCTGCTGCAGGACCACGACGTCTACATCACCGACTGGCACAACCCGCGCGACATCCCGCGCAAGGAGGGTCGCTTCGGGCTCGAGGACTACACCGACCATCTGATCGACTTCCTCGGCCAGATCGGTCCGCGCGCGCATATGGTGGCGATCTGCCAGCCCTCGGTGTCGGCGCTGGCGGCCGCCGCGATCATGTCGGAGGACAATCATCCGGCGCGGCCGGCGTCGCTGACCCTGATGGCCGGACCGATCGACACGCGGATCCAGCCGACCAAGGTCAACGAGTTCGCCAAGAGCAAGCCGATCAAATGGTTCGAGGACAATCTGATCAACTACGTGCCCATGCAGTGCAAGGGCGCGTTGCGTCAGGTCTATCCCGGCTTCGTGCAGCTCACGGCGTTCGTGTCGATGAACCTGGAGCGTCACATCAAGCAGCACGTCGATCTCGCCAACCATCTCGCCAAGGGCGAGACCGCCAAGGCCGCGGTGATCAAGACCTTCTACGACGAGTATTTCGCGGTGATGGATCTGCCGGCGGAGTTCTACATCGAGACGGTGCGCGACGTGTTCCAGGAGCATCTGTTGCCGCAGGGCATGCTGATGCATCGCGGCCGCCCGGTGAACCCGGCGGCGATCCGGCGCATGGGCCTGATGACGGTGGAAGGCGAGAAGGACGACATCTGCTCGATCGGCCAGACGCTTGCAGCCCAGGACCTCTGCACCGGCGTCCGCACCTATCGCAAGGTGCATCACATGCAGGCCGGGGTCGGCCATTACGGCGTGTTCTCCGGCAAGCGCTGGAACAACGAAATCTACCCGCTGCTACGCGATTTCGTGCATGTAAACTCGTGA